The stretch of DNA TGGCAAAGTCGATATCGCGCGCCTGAAAGCCCGGCGTGTCGGCATTGGCGATATTCGCGGCCAGGATCTCTTGACGCTGGGCACGCAAATTAAGCGCTTCCTGCTGAAATCGCAGTGCGGCGTCCAGTTTATCGAGCATGCTTCCTCCATGGTCCATAGAATTAGGAATCGTCCGAAAGCTTAAAGCGCCTTACGCGTACGCGATGGGTGGAATAAGCGCAAAATACGTCGCTATTTGTCGCCTTGATCAAAACGACTCACGGTTAAAATCACCGCAACCTGAGAACGGAGAAGCGCGATGATAAGCCTGAAAATCTGCAGCGGTGTAGCCAGTTTGCTGGTCAGCCAACTGGCCCTGGCGGGTACGCTCGATCTGCCGCTGACCCAGTATTTCCAGCAGCGGCTGGCGGGGATCAGCGATGACGTCAGCGTCAACGTGAAAACGCCAGACGGCCAGCTTCCCGCCTGCCCTCAGCCCGAATTCTCAACGCCGGGAAATGCAAAACTGTGGGGCAACGTGAGCGTCATGGCACGCTGCGGCAGCGACAAACGCTTTATCCAGGTTCAGGTCATTGCCACGGGCGATTACGTCGTCGCCAGTCGGGCAATCGCGCGCGGCGCAAGAATCGACCCCGGCAGCGTAGAGTTAAAACGGGGCCGCCTTGACCAACTCCCCCCAAGAACTATGATGAGTCTCGACCAGGCCACCGAGGCGGTGTCACTGCGGGACATTGCCCCCGGGCAGCCGGTTATTCAGTCGATGGTGCGCCAGGCCTGGCGGGTAAAAGCCGGCCAGCAGGTTCAGGTGATTGCCTCCGGCGAGGGCTTTAGCGTCAACGGTGAAGGTAAAGCGCTGAACAACGCCGCGGTGGCACAAAATGCCCGCGTTCGTATGTCTTCAGGGCAGGTGGTAAGCGGGAAGGTTGATGCTGATGGGAATATTCTGATTAATCTATAATCTTTTTAAAGATTCCGCGGCGACTGCCGATAGTACTATCAATTAATAATACTGACTGGCTCTTACGCCGCGAGCCCCTCGATGAGGAGAGAACAATGAGCATTGATCGCACGTCGCCACTGAAACCGGTAAGCACCGTACAACCGCGTGAAACCAGCGATCCACAGACGCTGAAAAGCCGTCTGGAAAAATCCGCAACCGCCAACAGCACCAGCGTAAAGTTAAGCGATGCGCAGGCTAAACTGATGCAGCCAGGCAGCGGCGATATCAACATGGAACGCGTTGAAGCGCTGAAGACGGCTATTCGTAACGGCGACCTGAAGATGGATACCGGCAAGATCGCCGATGCGCTGATCCAGGAAGCCCAAAGCTATTTGTCGAGTAATTAACGGTGAGTCGTCTGTTAGAAGTGTTGGACCAAATGACCGCAGTGCTGAATTCACTGAAAGAGGTGATGGACGCTGAACAGCTGCAGCTTTCCGCAGGCCAGATAAACAGCAATGCGCTGCAACGTATAACTGAAGATAAAAGCTCGCTGCTGGCTACGCTGGACTACCTGGAGCAGCAGCGTCGTGCGGAGCAAAATGCCGGGGCGGTCACCAGCCTGGACGTCAGCCAGCGCTGGCAGACGATTACGCAAAAAACCCTGCATTTGCGGGACATTAACCAGCACAACGGTTGGTTACTGGAAGATCAGATGGCCCGCAATGAGCAGGCTATTGCCGTGTTAAAACCGCATCAGGCGCCGGACTTCTATGGTGCCGACGGGCAGGCAACGTCGCAGGGCAACCGCGGCGGTAAAAAAATCACTATCTGATTTTCCCACCAGATGAAAACTGCTGGTCAACGCTCTCCTTGACCAGCAGATTGTTTATTTCAGCGATTTCAAGACTTTTACCGTAGCCTCAATATCAATCTCATCTTCTGAGAAGAGATGCGTTTCGCCTTGGAACGTGGTGACGGCCAGTTTTTTCACCGTACGCATTTCACCCTCTTTTTTCTCAGCCTTCGGGCGAATACTGTTCATCAGCAGGCCAACCGACAACACCGCGTTTTCTTTATCGATCTTGCCGTCTGCCGGCTGCTCTTCGCTGTACACCACGTAAGATTTGATCGAGGTGATTTTAAGCCGCTCGCCGGCGATAAAGAGATGCTTGCTCTCCGGCTCAACCTTCACGGCAAAGGCCGACAGCCCTTTGTTATTGGTTCCCGGCTCGAAGGTCACCGACGCATCCTTTTTGATAAGCTCCGGATTGGCGACTTTAATCACATGGAAGTAACGGTTCTCGCCGTTTTCATCTTTGATAAATCCGAAGCCTTTGTCTTCGAACCAGGTTGTGATTATTCCTCTCATCGCTCTTTCACCTAATTAACCTTTCAACATATAAAGAATAGGGTGACCTGACGAAAGCGTCATCCACCCAGAAAAAATCAAAGCGTGCGGCGGGCGAAATCTTTCAGCCTGAAGCCCAGCAGCAGCAACGTCGCAAAATAGGCGACCACGCCCGCCACGACAACCGCCATCAGCCGCAGCAGTCGATAAGGCATATTGCCTAAATCCCAGGCAGGCATGACGTACATCAGCCCAACCAGCACCGCGGACATCACCACCACCGCTGCCACCAGGCGCAGTAGGAACGGCGCCCAGCCCGCCTGCGGCTTGAAGATATCCTGTTTACGCAGCTGCCAGTAAAGCAGCGAGGCGTTAATACAGGCCCCCAGACCAATCGACAGCGAAAGCCCGGCGTGTTTCAGCGGGCCGATAAACACCAGGTTCATCAGCTGGGTTAAAATCAGCGTCACGATGGCTATCTTCACCGGCGTTTTAATGTCCTGGCGGGAATAGAAGCCCGGCGCCAGCACTTTCACCACGATAAGCCCCATCAGGCCGACGGAGTACGCGACCAGCGCGCGCTGGGTCATCAGGGCATCAAAAGCAGAGAATTTGCCGTACTGGAACAAAGACACGGTCAGCGGTTTGGCCAGGATACCCAGCGCCACGGCGCTCGGCAGCGCCAGCAGGAAACAAAGGCGCAGGCCCCAGTCCATCAGGCGCGAGTATTCATCGTGGTTGCCGGTGGCAAAGCTCTTCGCCAGCGACGGCAGCAAAATTGTGCCTAACGCCACGCCCAGCACCCCAGAAGGGAACTCCATCAGGCGGTCGGCATAATACATCCAGGAGACCGAGCCGGACACCAGGAAAGAGGCAAAAATGGTATTGATGATCAGCGAAATCTGGCTGACGGAAACGCCAAGAATCGCCGGCCCCATCTGCTTGATAACCCGCATCGCACCGGCATCTTTAAAGCTGATGCGCGGCAGTACAAGCATGCCGATTTTCTTCAGGTGCGGCAGCTGGTAGGCCAACTGCAACACGCCGCCCACCGTTACCGCCCAGGCCAGCGCCAGAATCGGCGGGTTAAAGTGCGGGGCAGCAAACAGCGCAAAGCCAATCATACTGAGGTTGAGGAAAGTCGGGGCAAACGCCGGGACCGAGAAACGGTTCCAGGTATTCAGGATGGCCCCCACCAGCGACGCCAGCGAAATCAGCAAAATATACGGGAAGGTGATACGCAGCAGGCTTGAGGTCAGCGCGAATTTATCCGCGGTGTCGGCAAAGCCCGGGGCGGTAACCAGAATAACCCACGGCGCGGCGAGCATGCCGAGTACGGTGACCAGCGCCAGCGCCAGGGTCAAAAGTCCCGAGACGTAGGAGACAAACACGCGGGTAGCGTCTTCACCCTGTTTACTCTTGTATTCGGCAAGAATCGGCACAAACGCCTGAGAGAAAGCGCCCTCGGCAAAGATACGGCGCAGCAGGTTCGGCAGCTTAAACGCCACGAAGAAGGCGTCCGTCGCCATTCCTGCCCCAAATACCCTCGCCACAATAGCGTCGCGCGCAAAGCCAAGCACACGTGAAAACATGGTCATCGAGCTGACGGCCGCCAGCGATTTTAATAGGTTCATTTATTCTGTTATTCCACAAACATGAACGCCTGCAATGCAGGCGTACATGGATGATGACAAGTCGGCATAGTCTACCGATACGGGGCCGAATTGCTACCGTGATATGTTACAGCTTATTCGTTAATCGCCTCGCGCCAGAGCTTGTCCACGACGCGCTGCGCCAGCAGGGCCTGCTCGCCGGAGGTTTCCGGAACCGTCTGATTCGCCACGCAGTCGATAAAGTGACGGGCGCAGCCTGCAAAACCGCGCTGTTCCAGCGTTGTTTGCCAGCCCGGAATCGGCTGTTCGACTATCCCTGCCCCACGCTCCTCCTGCCACTGGCGCATGTCGGTGACTTCATACAGCCCGCCGTCCGTCACCGCCTGAACCCACTCGCGCTGGCTCCCGGCCCGGCGATGCATGCTGGTCGTTATCGTCAGATTGCCCAGGCTGAAATGGTGCTCGGCATACAGCATCTGCCCCAGCTCGTTGGTCTGCAGCGTCCCGCTTTGCAGCTGGGCATTTCCGCCCCCAAGCCACAGCGCGGTATCCACCACGTGGAGATAGTCATCCAGCAGGGTGAAGCGCAGATCGTTCGGGCCAACGCTGTCGCTGCGATGTTTATCCATGCGAAGGGACGCCGCCCCTGCGGACAGCTTTTCTTTTAATTGCTGATAGCGCGGGGCAAAACGGCGGTTAAAGCCCACCATCAGGGTAAGTTTTTTACGTGCGGCAAGCTCCACCAGCCGCTCGGCATCGGCCAGGTTTTCCGCTAAAGGTTTATCCACGCAGACGTTAACGCCGGCGTTGAGCAGCTCGCTTACCACCGCAAAATGCGAACTGGTGGCGCTATGCACAAACACGGCATCGCACCGGGCTGCCAGGTTGCTCAGCGAGTCGATATAAGGAATGCGCCAGGTTTCACACACCGGCAATGCTTTTGCTTTGGTCGGCGAAAATGCCCCCACCAGCGACCAGTCGTTGGATGCGCCAAGAACCGGCAGCCAGGCTTTCTGCGCGATACCGCCCAGCCCCACCACGCCAACGCGTAATTTCGTCATCGTTAATCTCCCAGATGCGCGAGCAGGGAATCCAGCCGCTGTTTTAGTTCGGCAACTTCAGCCTCCAGCGCGTCCACTCTCGCATGGAGCGAGTCTGAAACCGGACTTACGTTTTGCTCCGCCATCGCAGAAGCATCGACCTCCCCGCTAAAGAGATGCATATAACGGCTTTCACGCTTCCCCGGCTCGCGAGGCAGACGCACAACAAACGGCCCGTCATCACGGCCTGCAAGCCCTTCCAGCGTGGCTTCTACCTGGGCCATATCGGTGAACTCAAACATTCTCCCGGCACGGCTGCGCAGCTCACCCGGCGTTTGCGCGCCCCGCAGCAGCAAAGTGGTGATAACCGCCACTTCCGCCGGGTTCAGCTTCAAATTACCAAACTCTGAATTGCAAAAGCGTTGTTCGTATTTGGTCACGCGGTTGCCAAACCCGCTCACGGTGCGCAGATAATGATTTTTCAGCAACACATCCAGCGTGTCCTGGACGTCGTGCTCTTTCAGCTCCATCACCGGTTCACGGTTGGTTTTCTGGTTGCAGGCGGTGACGACGCCGTTGACCGACATGGGATACTGCTCTGGCGTAGTGATTTGCTTTTCCAACAGGCTGCCAATCACGCGGGCTTCAACCGCCGTTAACTGATATTTCATTTTTAAACTCCACGACCTGGGGTCCAGTCTTTATTGACGAGCGCGGTCAGAACGTGGTCCCGCCACACGCCGTCAATCAGCAAATAATCCTTGGCGTAGCCTTCTTTCTCAAAGCCCAGACGCGTCAGCAGGTCACCGCTTCGCTGATTATGCGGCATATAGTTGGCCATAATGCGGTGCACGTTCTGGCTACGTTGCATATAGCGAATAGCGCTGGTCAGCGCCTCATGCATTAACCCCTGCCCCTGCCATTTTTCGGCGATGGAGTAACCGAGGTAGCAGGCATGGAACGAGCCGCGCACAACGTTGGAAAAGTTAGCCACACCGATGACTTCTTTTTCTTCCGGATCGAGCAGCGCAAAGTAATACGCGCTGCCCTGCTTGTGCATTTCATTGATCATGCCAAGCCTTGCCTGCCAGCCTGACGGATAACAGTAGCTTTCATCCCGAATGGGTTCCCAGGGCTTCAGAAATTGACGATTTTCGGTGTAGTAATCCGCCATACGCCAGGCATCTCGCTCATAAACCAGACGCACCACCAGTCTGTCGGTCACCAGGCGAACTTTCGGTGCATTATTGCGGTAGCCAAACATGTTTATCCCACTCCTTCATCCCGCTTCTCGGGGCTCATCTTATTACTATACCTGTGCCTGCCCGCCGAGTGAAAACAACAACATGAAGCAACATCATTTTTTTCGATTAAAGAGTTAAATCAAACTCGTTGCACGATAAAAAAATATTGTCCTGCACCTTGTGTCAAAAGCTCGGACGGCAGGCGAGAATAAGTCTCTGTCACGTTTAATTAAGTTCCCTGGAGGGGAGATGTCGCGGGTGGCGCAGGCAAGGAGCCTGGGTAAATATTTCCTGCTGCTTGATAACATGTTAGTGGTATTGGGCTTTTTCGTTGTCTTCCCTTTGATTTCCATCCGCTTCGTTGACCAGTTAGGCTGGGCCGCATTGATGGTCGGGATTGCCCTGGGTCTGCGTCAGTTTATCCAGCAGGGGCTGGGCGTCTTTGGCGGCGCTATTGCCGACAGGCTCGGTGCTAAACCGATGATCGTCACCGGCATGCTGCTGCGCGCCGCCGGGTTTGCCACCATGGGGATCGCTACCGAACCGTGGATGCTGTGGCTCTCGTGCCTGCTCTCCGCCATCGGCGGGACGTTGTTTGACCCTCCCCGCTCGGCGCTGGTCGTCAAACTGGTTCGCCCTCAGCACCGGGGCCGCTTCTTCTCGATACTGATGATGCAGGACAGCGCTGGCGCGGTTATCGGCGCCCTGCTGGGGAGCTGGCTGCTGCAGTATGATTTCCGCCTGGTGTGCGCCGTGGGTGCGGTGATGTTCGTGCTTTGCGCAGCGCTTAACGCCTGGCTGCTTCCTGCCTATAAGCTTTCGACCATCCGCACGCCAATGCGTGAAGGCATGGGGCGCGTATTCCGCGACAAACGCTTTATTACCTATGTGCTGACGCTAACCGGCTATTACATGCTGGCGGTGCAGGTCATGCTAATGCTGCCGCTGATGGTGAACGACATTGCAGGTACCGCATCGGCGGTGAAATGGATGTACGCCATTGAAGCGGCGCTTTCGCTGACGCTGCTCTACCCTATCGCCCGCTGGAGCGAAAAGCGCTTCCGCCTTGAGCAACGCCTCATGGCCGGGCTGGTTCTGATGACGGTCAGCCTGATGCCTATTGGCCTTACCTCGAGCTTACAGCAGCTTTTTGCCCTGATTTGTACTTTCTATATCGGCTCGATTATTGCCGAGCCCGCCAGGGAAACCCTGAGCGCCTCGCTGGCCGATGCCCGCGCGCGCGGCAGCTATATGGGGTTCAGCCGTTTAGGGCTGTCGCTGGGCGGCGCGCTGGGCTATACCGGCGGCGGCTGGCTGTTTGACGCGGGGAAAGCGCTGCAGCAGCCGGAGTTGCCCTGGGCGATGCTCGGGATTATCGGCTGTATTACCCTTGCCGCGCTGTGGTGGCAGTTCAGCCTCAAACCGGTTGAACCGACGATGTTCGAGCCCGGAGGCCAGGGGTAAATCCCCCCTTTCATCTTTTTCCTGTAGCCGCTAACGCCGGGCCGCATTATGCTGATTAACGCAAGGCACGGCATTGGAGCCGCTATTTTGAGGAAGCCTATGAAGAAGATTGTTTTTGCCGCAGCATTGATGCTTAGCGGCCTGCTGTCAGGATGCAACCAGTTAACGCAGTACAGCGTGAGTGAACAGGAGATCAACCAGTCGCTGGAAAAACACAATAACTTCGCGAAAGACATTGGCCTGCCCGGCGTGGCAGATGCCCACGTCGTGTTAACCAACTTAGTCAGCCAGATTGGGCGGGAAGAGCCGAATAAAGTCACCCTGACCGGCGACGCCAATCTGGACATGACGTCGCTGTTTGGCAATCAGAAAGCCACCCTGAAGCTGAAGCTGAAAGCGCTGCCGGTGTTCAATAAAGAACAAGGCGCTATCTACCTGCAGGAAATGGAAGTGGTGGATGCTCAGGTTGAGCCGCAAAAAATGCAAACCGTGCTGCAAACCATCGTGCCTTACCTGAACCAGTCGCTGCGCAGCTACTTCAATCAGCAACCGGCCTATGTCCTGAGTGAAGATCGCAGCAAAGGCGAGTCACTGGCGAAGAAATATGCCAAAGGCATCGAAGTGAAGCCCGGTGAAATTATCATCCCATTAACGGACTGATAGCCTCTCTCTCAGGGCAGATTTCTGCTCTGAGAGTTTTGTACAACATAAGTGGTGCAAACGATAACGTTTCCCCTTATCCTTAGTGCCCGGCATAAAACCAGCCCTTGATGACTGATTTTCCCTCTCACGCCGGAGCACATTCATGACCGCATTACCTCAGGTATTAAAAATCCGCCGCCCAGATGACTGGCATATCCACCTTCGCGATGGTGATATGCTGAAAACCGTGGTGCCTTACACCAGCCAGACGTATGGCCGCGCGATTGTGATGCCCAATCTTGCGCCTCCTGTTACCAGCGTGGAAGCGGCTGTCGCCTACCGTCAGCGTATTCTTGATGCCGTTCCGGCCGGTCAAAACTTCGAACCCCTGATGACCTGCTACCTGACCGACACGCTCGACCCTAACGAAATTGAGCGCGGTTTTAATGAAGGCGTGTTTACCGCCGCCAAGCTTTATCCGGCCAATGCCACCACCAACTCAGCTCACGGCGTCACCAGTACTGCCGCTATCATGCCGGTGCTTGAACGCATGCAAAAAATTGGCATGCCGCTGCTGGTGCACGGCGAAGTCACCCATGCCGATATCGATATTTTCGATCGCGAAGCGCGTTTTATCGAAACCGTCATGGAGCCATTGCGCCGCCAACTGCCGGAACTGAAGGTCGTGTTCGAACACATCACCACCAAAGATGCGGCCCAGTATGTGAAGGAAGGCAACTCGCTGATTGGGGCGACCATCACGCCTCAGCACCTGATGTTTAACCGCAATCACATGCTGGTAGGCGGCATCCGGCCACACCTTTACTGCCTGCCAATTCTGAAGCGTAGCGTTCACCAGGATGCCCTGCGCGAGCTGGTTGCCAGCGGCTGTGACCGCGTATTCCTCGGCACCGACTCCGCGCCGCACTCGCGCCATCGCAAAGAGACAAGCTGCGGCTGCGCAGGCTGCTTTAACGCGCCGTCCGCGCTGGGCGCCTATGCCACGGTGTTTGAAGAAATGAATGCGCTGCAGCACTTCGAGGCTTTCACCTCGCTGAACGGCCCACGTTTCTACGGCCTGCCGCTGAATGAAGACAGTATCGAGCTGGTACGCGTTGCCGAGAAAATGCCGGAGCTGATTGAAGCCGGTGACGACAGCATCGTCCCGTTCCTCGCCGGCGAGGACGTAACCTGGTCGGTTAAAGGCTAAATTTTTCAACGCCCCCTGTTGCTTACTGGAAATTTAACCTGTATAAATATCCAGTATATTGTACAGGGGGTCGTTATGCGTATTGAAGTGACTATAGCCAAAACCACACCGTTGCCAGCCGGGGCTATCGACGCCCTTGCCAATGAGCTTTCCCGCCGTATCAATCAGCATTTCCCGGACACCAGCAGCGAAGTTCAGGTGCGTTATGCCTCCGGCAACAACCTGTCCGTGCTGGGCGGTGCCAAAGAAGATAAAACGCGAATCAGCGAGATCCTCCAGGAAACCTGGGAAAGCGCTGACGATTGGTTTTCTGCCGACTAATACCCTCAATTATGTTGGTACTTTTTTGCCGGGTGTCGCCATCCGGTTTTTTTATTTCCGTTTTCTCCCCCGCTGATTATTTTTCGCCCTTTTAAGCATACCCCTTGCCTTTTCTTTCTATAAACTCAGCATCGCCTGTCTATTTATTGTTCATTTTTCCTAAATGATGCGGAAAAAGTGTTACCAGGTAATTATTTCGCCCCCCGGTCAGCCGTATTATTGATATACTTAACTCGCTTCACGATAAATCACGCATGAACCTCGCTAGCCGTTGTCTTTAAACACGAATAAAAGGGGTTATGATGGAAAAAAATAGTGATGTTATTCAGACTCATCCCCTCGTCGGATGGGACATCAGCACCGTCGACAGCTACGATGCCATGATGCTGCGCCTGCACTACCTGACATCCAATAATCAGAAGCACGATGAAACCGAGATCGGCCAGACGCTCTGGCTGACTACCGATGTCGCCCGGCAATTTATTTCAATTCTTGAGGCCGGAATCGCCAAAATTGAATCCAGTGATTACCAGGAAAGCGATTATCGCAAGCATTGATGACCCATGCTTAACAATAGCCACAGGCACCCAACGGGGTGCCTTTTTTATTTTAAGCTTCCGCGTTAATTGCATCGTCCCGGCGAATTAATTACCCTGCTATAGATAATTTTCCACAGAGAAAAGCTTATGAACTACGACCTCATCATCGTCGGCAGCGGCTCGGTCGGTGCCGCCGCAGGCTGCTATGCAACACACTCGGGCCTGAAGGTACTGATGATTGACAGTGGCCACCCCCCTCACGACCAGGGCAGCCACCACGGCGATTCCCGCCTTATGCGCCATGCGTATGGCGAAGGCGAGAAATATGTCCCCCTGGTGCTGCGCGCGCAAAAACTGTGGGACGCGCTGGCCGAAACCAGCGGTGAAAAGCTGTTCCACCGCACCGGGGTTATCAACCTTGGGCCAGCCGACTCTCCGTTTATTCGCAACGTCGCCTCCAGCGCCGAGAAATTCTCCCTACAGCTTGAAACGCTGGATGCCGCAGCGGTAACCGCCCGCTGGCCGGAGATTGCGCTGCCGGAAAACTACGTTGGCCTGTTTGAACCAGACTCCGGCGTGTTGAAAAGCGAGCTTGCCATCGAGACGTACATCAACCTTGCGAAACAGGGCGGCAGCGCCCAGCTGTTTAACTGCAAAGTTACGGATATCCGCCACGGCGACGACGGTGTGACGGTGGTAACCGAAGAAGGCGAGTATCACGGCAGCAAGCTGCTGATCAGCGCCGGGACCTGGGTGACCAAACTGCTGCCGGAGCTTCCGGTCACGCCGGTACGCAAGATCTTTGCCTGGCACCAGGCGGACGGCCGCTACAGCGAGAACAACAAGTTCCCTGCTTTTACGGCAGAAACGCCGAACGGGGACCAGTACTACGGCTTCCCGGCCG from Cedecea neteri encodes:
- the bssS gene encoding biofilm formation regulator BssS codes for the protein MEKNSDVIQTHPLVGWDISTVDSYDAMMLRLHYLTSNNQKHDETEIGQTLWLTTDVARQFISILEAGIAKIESSDYQESDYRKH
- the flgM gene encoding flagellar biosynthesis anti-sigma factor FlgM; protein product: MSIDRTSPLKPVSTVQPRETSDPQTLKSRLEKSATANSTSVKLSDAQAKLMQPGSGDINMERVEALKTAIRNGDLKMDTGKIADALIQEAQSYLSSN
- the dinI gene encoding DNA damage-inducible protein I; protein product: MRIEVTIAKTTPLPAGAIDALANELSRRINQHFPDTSSEVQVRYASGNNLSVLGGAKEDKTRISEILQETWESADDWFSAD
- the flgA gene encoding flagellar basal body P-ring formation chaperone FlgA — encoded protein: MISLKICSGVASLLVSQLALAGTLDLPLTQYFQQRLAGISDDVSVNVKTPDGQLPACPQPEFSTPGNAKLWGNVSVMARCGSDKRFIQVQVIATGDYVVASRAIARGARIDPGSVELKRGRLDQLPPRTMMSLDQATEAVSLRDIAPGQPVIQSMVRQAWRVKAGQQVQVIASGEGFSVNGEGKALNNAAVAQNARVRMSSGQVVSGKVDADGNILINL
- the flgN gene encoding flagella biosynthesis chaperone FlgN, with amino-acid sequence MSRLLEVLDQMTAVLNSLKEVMDAEQLQLSAGQINSNALQRITEDKSSLLATLDYLEQQRRAEQNAGAVTSLDVSQRWQTITQKTLHLRDINQHNGWLLEDQMARNEQAIAVLKPHQAPDFYGADGQATSQGNRGGKKITI
- the mdtH gene encoding multidrug efflux MFS transporter MdtH codes for the protein MSRVAQARSLGKYFLLLDNMLVVLGFFVVFPLISIRFVDQLGWAALMVGIALGLRQFIQQGLGVFGGAIADRLGAKPMIVTGMLLRAAGFATMGIATEPWMLWLSCLLSAIGGTLFDPPRSALVVKLVRPQHRGRFFSILMMQDSAGAVIGALLGSWLLQYDFRLVCAVGAVMFVLCAALNAWLLPAYKLSTIRTPMREGMGRVFRDKRFITYVLTLTGYYMLAVQVMLMLPLMVNDIAGTASAVKWMYAIEAALSLTLLYPIARWSEKRFRLEQRLMAGLVLMTVSLMPIGLTSSLQQLFALICTFYIGSIIAEPARETLSASLADARARGSYMGFSRLGLSLGGALGYTGGGWLFDAGKALQQPELPWAMLGIIGCITLAALWWQFSLKPVEPTMFEPGGQG
- a CDS encoding YceH family protein, whose protein sequence is MKYQLTAVEARVIGSLLEKQITTPEQYPMSVNGVVTACNQKTNREPVMELKEHDVQDTLDVLLKNHYLRTVSGFGNRVTKYEQRFCNSEFGNLKLNPAEVAVITTLLLRGAQTPGELRSRAGRMFEFTDMAQVEATLEGLAGRDDGPFVVRLPREPGKRESRYMHLFSGEVDASAMAEQNVSPVSDSLHARVDALEAEVAELKQRLDSLLAHLGD
- a CDS encoding lipoprotein, with the protein product MKKIVFAAALMLSGLLSGCNQLTQYSVSEQEINQSLEKHNNFAKDIGLPGVADAHVVLTNLVSQIGREEPNKVTLTGDANLDMTSLFGNQKATLKLKLKALPVFNKEQGAIYLQEMEVVDAQVEPQKMQTVLQTIVPYLNQSLRSYFNQQPAYVLSEDRSKGESLAKKYAKGIEVKPGEIIIPLTD
- a CDS encoding cold-shock protein translates to MRGIITTWFEDKGFGFIKDENGENRYFHVIKVANPELIKKDASVTFEPGTNNKGLSAFAVKVEPESKHLFIAGERLKITSIKSYVVYSEEQPADGKIDKENAVLSVGLLMNSIRPKAEKKEGEMRTVKKLAVTTFQGETHLFSEDEIDIEATVKVLKSLK
- the murJ gene encoding murein biosynthesis integral membrane protein MurJ, encoding MNLLKSLAAVSSMTMFSRVLGFARDAIVARVFGAGMATDAFFVAFKLPNLLRRIFAEGAFSQAFVPILAEYKSKQGEDATRVFVSYVSGLLTLALALVTVLGMLAAPWVILVTAPGFADTADKFALTSSLLRITFPYILLISLASLVGAILNTWNRFSVPAFAPTFLNLSMIGFALFAAPHFNPPILALAWAVTVGGVLQLAYQLPHLKKIGMLVLPRISFKDAGAMRVIKQMGPAILGVSVSQISLIINTIFASFLVSGSVSWMYYADRLMEFPSGVLGVALGTILLPSLAKSFATGNHDEYSRLMDWGLRLCFLLALPSAVALGILAKPLTVSLFQYGKFSAFDALMTQRALVAYSVGLMGLIVVKVLAPGFYSRQDIKTPVKIAIVTLILTQLMNLVFIGPLKHAGLSLSIGLGACINASLLYWQLRKQDIFKPQAGWAPFLLRLVAAVVVMSAVLVGLMYVMPAWDLGNMPYRLLRLMAVVVAGVVAYFATLLLLGFRLKDFARRTL
- the solA gene encoding N-methyl-L-tryptophan oxidase, with amino-acid sequence MNYDLIIVGSGSVGAAAGCYATHSGLKVLMIDSGHPPHDQGSHHGDSRLMRHAYGEGEKYVPLVLRAQKLWDALAETSGEKLFHRTGVINLGPADSPFIRNVASSAEKFSLQLETLDAAAVTARWPEIALPENYVGLFEPDSGVLKSELAIETYINLAKQGGSAQLFNCKVTDIRHGDDGVTVVTEEGEYHGSKLLISAGTWVTKLLPELPVTPVRKIFAWHQADGRYSENNKFPAFTAETPNGDQYYGFPAEDNELKLGKHNGGQLIDSPEQRKPFGAVASDGAEVFPFLREFLPGIGCCLHGKACTYDNSPDEDFIIDTLPGHDNTLIITGLSGHGFKFASVLGEIACQFALGQKPTFDLSPFLLSRFKTA
- the rimJ gene encoding ribosomal protein S5-alanine N-acetyltransferase, translated to MFGYRNNAPKVRLVTDRLVVRLVYERDAWRMADYYTENRQFLKPWEPIRDESYCYPSGWQARLGMINEMHKQGSAYYFALLDPEEKEVIGVANFSNVVRGSFHACYLGYSIAEKWQGQGLMHEALTSAIRYMQRSQNVHRIMANYMPHNQRSGDLLTRLGFEKEGYAKDYLLIDGVWRDHVLTALVNKDWTPGRGV
- a CDS encoding Gfo/Idh/MocA family protein codes for the protein MTKLRVGVVGLGGIAQKAWLPVLGASNDWSLVGAFSPTKAKALPVCETWRIPYIDSLSNLAARCDAVFVHSATSSHFAVVSELLNAGVNVCVDKPLAENLADAERLVELAARKKLTLMVGFNRRFAPRYQQLKEKLSAGAASLRMDKHRSDSVGPNDLRFTLLDDYLHVVDTALWLGGGNAQLQSGTLQTNELGQMLYAEHHFSLGNLTITTSMHRRAGSQREWVQAVTDGGLYEVTDMRQWQEERGAGIVEQPIPGWQTTLEQRGFAGCARHFIDCVANQTVPETSGEQALLAQRVVDKLWREAINE
- the pyrC gene encoding dihydroorotase; the encoded protein is MTALPQVLKIRRPDDWHIHLRDGDMLKTVVPYTSQTYGRAIVMPNLAPPVTSVEAAVAYRQRILDAVPAGQNFEPLMTCYLTDTLDPNEIERGFNEGVFTAAKLYPANATTNSAHGVTSTAAIMPVLERMQKIGMPLLVHGEVTHADIDIFDREARFIETVMEPLRRQLPELKVVFEHITTKDAAQYVKEGNSLIGATITPQHLMFNRNHMLVGGIRPHLYCLPILKRSVHQDALRELVASGCDRVFLGTDSAPHSRHRKETSCGCAGCFNAPSALGAYATVFEEMNALQHFEAFTSLNGPRFYGLPLNEDSIELVRVAEKMPELIEAGDDSIVPFLAGEDVTWSVKG